Proteins co-encoded in one Arachis hypogaea cultivar Tifrunner chromosome 13, arahy.Tifrunner.gnm2.J5K5, whole genome shotgun sequence genomic window:
- the LOC140177641 gene encoding uncharacterized protein, protein MDLYDGTTNPKHHLSNFKSQMYLADDSDATRCKAFPTTLTKAAMKWFDSLPQVDIYREICHTERLPPPRPIKNKKGGSHSEYCEYHKLYGHSTNECYDLKNGIENLVREYRLDRYLMKRSDHHGKRKRDEEDRRDPPPQTPERHIHMISGGFAGGGLTKSSRKRHLKEVYQVGGKSPNLSTISFTKEDGQGIVPGHDDPVVITMILANAHLHRILVDQESSADILFKPAFDKLGLDEKELRAYPGTLYGLGDTPIKPLGFVPLHTTFGKGMKSKTLSIDFIVVDVGSAYNT, encoded by the exons atggacctatACGACGGGACTACTAACCCAAAGCATCACctaagcaactttaaaagtcagATGTACCTAGCCGACGATTCTGATGCTACTCGCTGTAAGGCCTTTCCGACGACCTTGACAAAAGCAGCGATGAaatggttcgatagcctcccccaAG TCGACATCTATAGAGAAATTTGTCACACTGAAAGGCTACCTCCCCCTAGGCCTATCAAGAACAAGAAAGGGGGAAGTCATAGCGAGTATTGTGAGTACCATAAGCTATATGGTCACTCAACGAATGAGTGTTACGACTTGAAAAATGGGATAGAAAATCTGGTCAGAGAATaccggcttgatagatatctcatgaaAAGGTCGGATCATCATGgtaagagaaagcgagatgaggAGGATCGAAGAGATCCACCACCACAGACCCCGGAAAGACAcatacatatgatctcaggagggtttgctGGGGGAGGTCTCACTaagtcatctcgcaaaagacacctgaaggaagtctaccaggtcggaggcAAATCGCCCAATCTCTCAACCAtctctttcaccaaagaagatgggcAGGGCATTGTTCCAGGACATGACGATCCAGTAGTGATCACCATGATTCTCGCCAATGCCCATCTACATAGAATCCTGGTGGATCAGGAGAGCTCAGCTGACATCCTGTTCAAaccagcatttgataagctgggaTTAGATGAGAAGGAACTAAGGGCTTACCCTGGTACCCTATACGGGTTGGGGGATACACCCATAAAACCGCTGGGATTCGTACCCCTACATACAACTTTTGGAAAGGGAATGAAATCTAAGACTCTAAGCATCGACTTCATAGTCGTTGATGTGGGTTCTGCCTATAACACTTAA